In Candidatus Omnitrophota bacterium, a single genomic region encodes these proteins:
- a CDS encoding SpoVG family protein, whose product MLTGNGSFKVARLNRLERDDSLKAMVDVVINDNIMIKGLKVVEGKNGIFVGMPGRKDSSGKWYDNVHPITKEAREELQETILSAYETEK is encoded by the coding sequence ATGTTGACCGGAAATGGCAGTTTTAAGGTAGCGCGGTTAAATCGCCTGGAAAGAGACGATTCACTGAAGGCCATGGTGGATGTTGTTATCAATGACAACATTATGATCAAGGGCCTCAAGGTAGTGGAAGGCAAGAACGGCATTTTTGTTGGTATGCCGGGCCGTAAAGACTCCAGCGGTAAATGGTATGACAATGTCCACCCCATCACCAAAGAGGCCAGGGAAGAACTGCAGGAAACCATTTTATCTGCATACGAAACAGAAAAGTAA
- a CDS encoding YraN family protein, with protein sequence MSKQTRDLGWRGEKIALTFLKKRRYHILQTNFSCPLGEIDLIAKQSNDIVFIEVKTRKSFNYGMPLDSITQKKKRQLVKTALFYLKKYKLIQEPCRFDVISVSIINQQTKPRIELIKDAFWCEEAYKSCWQGQNPVQL encoded by the coding sequence ATGTCTAAACAAACAAGAGATCTTGGTTGGCGGGGAGAAAAAATCGCCCTAACATTCTTAAAGAAAAGGCGTTATCATATACTGCAAACCAACTTTTCCTGCCCCCTTGGCGAAATTGACCTGATAGCCAAACAGAGTAACGATATCGTATTTATTGAGGTCAAAACAAGGAAAAGCTTTAATTATGGAATGCCCCTGGATTCTATTACCCAAAAAAAGAAAAGACAGCTTGTAAAAACAGCTTTATTTTACCTGAAAAAATATAAACTAATTCAGGAGCCCTGCCGATTTGACGTAATTTCAGTCTCAATCATTAATCAACAGACTAAACCCAGGATAGAGTTGATCAAGGATGCTTTTTGGTGCGAGGAGGCGTATAAATCATGCTGGCAAGGACAGAATCCAGTACAGTTATAG